A region of Methanosphaera sp. WGK6 DNA encodes the following proteins:
- a CDS encoding DUF3100 domain-containing protein, with protein sequence MGKKDENSDGIDELVAARKDYKLHLTILLCIVIAEYIGIYTINISGINIVLMPLLYSLVLAIAFYLAKPAKWIGKEQSQKSGTIMMLLIGPLLAKLAIASGQNIQIIFNAGPAILLQEVGNLGTIFAAMPIALLLGFKRESIGMTSSICREPQMAVVIDRFGMDSPETKGFFSVFLIGTVLGTPFISLLVSVLVYLLPLHPYAFGMACGIGSASMNAAAVSSVSTIFPAFATQIEAFSGMTNLISMVTGMYVYILIAIPLTEWLYKWLEPIINNIRIKIFKIEEDKGDM encoded by the coding sequence TTGGGCAAGAAAGATGAAAACTCTGATGGAATAGATGAGTTGGTAGCTGCTCGTAAAGATTATAAATTACATCTAACTATTTTACTATGTATAGTAATTGCAGAATATATAGGTATTTATACAATAAATATAAGTGGAATAAATATTGTGTTAATGCCATTATTATATTCATTAGTTTTAGCCATAGCATTTTATTTGGCAAAACCTGCTAAATGGATTGGTAAAGAGCAATCACAAAAATCAGGAACTATTATGATGTTATTAATAGGTCCTTTGCTTGCTAAACTAGCAATTGCTAGTGGTCAAAATATTCAGATTATATTTAATGCAGGACCTGCGATTCTTTTACAAGAAGTAGGTAATCTAGGTACAATATTTGCAGCAATGCCTATTGCATTATTACTTGGATTCAAACGAGAATCAATTGGTATGACAAGTTCAATATGTCGTGAACCACAAATGGCTGTGGTTATAGATAGATTTGGAATGGATTCACCAGAAACTAAAGGTTTCTTCTCAGTATTTTTAATTGGAACTGTATTAGGAACTCCATTCATAAGTTTATTAGTAAGTGTCTTAGTATATTTACTACCATTACATCCATATGCATTTGGAATGGCATGTGGTATTGGAAGTGCTAGTATGAATGCTGCAGCAGTATCATCTGTTTCAACAATATTTCCAGCATTTGCCACACAAATTGAAGCATTTAGTGGAATGACAAATCTAATTTCCATGGTTACAGGTATGTATGTATACATATTAATTGCAATACCATTAACTGAGTGGTTGTATAAGTGGCTAGAACCAATAATTAATAATATACGAATAAAAATATTTAAAATTGAAGAAGATAAAGGGGATATGTAA
- the thiE gene encoding thiamine phosphate synthase, whose product MAIDYSVYLVTDQFDFNEEEFLNIIEEAIIGGTTIVQIREKNSSTLDFYNLALKVKEITDKYEVPLIINDRLDIAQAVDSAGVHLGQDDMPCKIARKILGPEKIIGISAENYEDAKQAQMDGADYLGIGAIQKTATKEDCDVIPREDLLKIKETITIPYVAIGGVKEYNTREIIENYDFNGVAIVSAIMKHKNPREASNNFYNIVINEK is encoded by the coding sequence ATGGCTATTGATTATAGTGTATATCTTGTAACTGATCAATTTGATTTTAATGAAGAAGAATTTCTTAATATAATAGAAGAAGCAATTATTGGTGGAACAACAATAGTTCAAATAAGAGAAAAAAATAGTAGTACTCTTGACTTCTATAATTTAGCTTTAAAGGTTAAAGAAATAACTGATAAATATGAAGTACCATTAATAATTAATGATAGATTAGATATAGCACAAGCAGTAGATTCTGCAGGAGTACATCTAGGACAAGATGATATGCCCTGTAAAATAGCACGAAAAATTTTAGGACCTGAAAAAATAATAGGAATTAGTGCAGAAAACTATGAAGATGCAAAACAAGCACAAATGGATGGAGCAGATTACTTAGGAATTGGAGCAATACAAAAAACAGCCACTAAAGAAGACTGTGATGTAATACCAAGAGAAGATTTATTAAAAATAAAAGAAACAATAACTATCCCCTATGTAGCAATAGGTGGAGTAAAAGAATATAATACACGAGAAATTATAGAAAATTATGATTTTAATGGTGTTGCAATTGTATCAGCAATAATGAAACATAAAAATCCAAGAGAAGCTTCAAATAATTTTTATAATATAGTAATCAATGAAAAATAA
- a CDS encoding glutamate synthase-related protein: MKYKCPICGYIYDEEKEGKISELEKCPVCGLNASQFQPVEEKEETNKISDKTSEENTELISYPLEFERTTTSIRHMSTIQELSKTGTPIVAAMGTKMSMPSWDDILILGNQLNPLPLEEDVPINTKTIIGKNAKKPMILDNPIYVSHMSYGALSEESKIALAKGSAAAKTAMCSGEGGILPEEQAESYKYIFEYIPNEYSVTEENLKNADAIEIKIGQGTKPGMGGLLPGHKVTKDIAKIRNKNMGEDIISPATFPGIKTREDLKEKVDNLRELSDGRPIGIKIAAGHIEDDLEYISYAKPDFITIDGRGGATGASPLLVRDSTSVPTIYALHRARKYLDKHELDISLIITGGLRVSSDFTKALAMGADAVAIATASLIAIACQQYRACDKGQCPVGIATQEPELRKRLKIDIASKRLTNFLNASLDEIKTFSRITGHDNIHDLNINDLITTNSEISNYTNIKHV; this comes from the coding sequence ATGAAATATAAATGTCCAATATGTGGGTATATCTACGATGAAGAAAAGGAAGGAAAAATAAGTGAACTTGAAAAATGTCCAGTATGTGGCTTAAATGCATCACAATTCCAACCAGTAGAAGAAAAAGAAGAAACAAATAAAATTTCAGATAAAACAAGTGAAGAAAACACTGAATTAATTTCATATCCTCTTGAATTTGAAAGAACCACTACATCAATTAGACATATGAGTACTATACAAGAATTAAGTAAAACAGGTACTCCTATAGTAGCTGCAATGGGAACAAAAATGTCCATGCCTAGTTGGGATGATATACTTATACTAGGCAATCAATTAAATCCATTACCCTTAGAAGAAGATGTTCCTATAAATACTAAGACAATAATTGGTAAAAATGCTAAAAAACCAATGATACTTGATAATCCAATATATGTATCTCACATGTCTTATGGTGCATTATCTGAGGAAAGTAAAATAGCCTTAGCAAAAGGAAGTGCAGCTGCAAAAACAGCAATGTGTAGTGGTGAAGGAGGAATATTACCCGAAGAACAAGCAGAATCATATAAATATATATTTGAATATATTCCAAATGAATACTCTGTAACTGAGGAAAATCTTAAAAATGCTGATGCTATAGAAATAAAAATTGGTCAAGGAACAAAACCTGGAATGGGTGGTTTACTACCAGGACACAAAGTTACTAAAGATATTGCAAAAATCAGGAATAAAAATATGGGCGAAGATATTATATCACCAGCAACATTCCCTGGAATTAAAACACGAGAAGATCTTAAAGAAAAAGTAGATAATTTACGTGAATTATCTGATGGAAGACCAATTGGTATTAAAATAGCAGCAGGTCATATTGAAGATGATTTAGAATACATAAGTTATGCTAAACCAGATTTTATTACAATTGATGGACGAGGTGGAGCTACAGGGGCAAGTCCATTACTTGTTAGAGATTCAACAAGTGTTCCTACAATATATGCATTACATCGTGCAAGAAAATATCTGGATAAACATGAATTAGATATTTCATTAATAATAACTGGTGGTCTTAGAGTATCTAGTGATTTTACTAAAGCTTTAGCAATGGGTGCAGATGCAGTTGCTATTGCAACAGCAAGCTTAATAGCAATTGCTTGTCAACAATACAGAGCATGTGATAAAGGACAATGTCCTGTAGGTATTGCTACACAGGAACCTGAATTACGTAAAAGATTAAAAATAGACATTGCTTCAAAAAGATTAACAAACTTTTTAAATGCTAGTCTAGATGAAATTAAAACATTTTCACGTATTACTGGTCATGATAATATTCATGACTTGAATATTAACGATTTAATAACAACAAACAGTGAAATTTCTAATTATACTAATATTAAACATGTGTAA
- a CDS encoding barstar family protein — protein sequence MNIIELDGKKIKLLSHEYLIEMLDLPSYYGRNLDALYDCLTEIGVETEIHLINSKDISLDLYDTFFDAACESDFLTFSSD from the coding sequence ATGAATATTATAGAACTTGATGGTAAAAAAATAAAATTATTATCACATGAATACTTAATAGAAATGCTTGATTTACCTAGTTATTATGGTAGAAATCTAGATGCATTATATGATTGTCTTACAGAAATTGGAGTAGAAACTGAAATACATTTAATTAATAGTAAAGATATATCTCTAGATTTATATGATACTTTCTTTGATGCTGCATGTGAAAGTGATTTTTTAACATTTAGTAGTGATTAG
- a CDS encoding DUF3100 domain-containing protein yields the protein MNKKSKKNNNDLFNYKIHISVLFCAIIAEYIGITKIHIYNGINFIILPLVYSLILAILLYLIKQYTWIQEKESKVASKLLVILIGPLIAKLAISSGQNFTLLMSIGPGLLLEELGDIGCIFIALPVALLLGFKRESIGMASSICREPQMAVIIDKYGFESPEVKGFMAVYLIGSVLGTIIITIIANILAYIIPLHPYAYAMACGVGSASMNVAAVSALQTIYPELAQQLYAFSGISNLISVVFSLYMYIFILLPLTEKLYKILYPMMNKYVFKR from the coding sequence ATGAATAAAAAATCTAAAAAAAATAACAATGATTTATTTAATTATAAAATTCATATATCTGTACTATTCTGTGCTATTATAGCAGAATATATAGGAATAACTAAGATTCATATTTATAATGGAATTAATTTTATAATATTGCCTCTTGTATATTCATTAATACTAGCAATACTTCTTTATTTGATAAAACAATACACTTGGATTCAGGAAAAAGAATCAAAAGTTGCTTCAAAATTACTAGTCATATTAATTGGTCCATTAATTGCAAAGTTAGCTATATCAAGTGGTCAAAATTTTACATTACTTATGAGTATAGGACCAGGTTTACTTCTTGAAGAATTAGGGGATATAGGTTGTATATTTATAGCATTACCTGTAGCATTACTACTAGGATTTAAAAGAGAATCAATTGGCATGGCAAGTTCGATATGTCGTGAACCACAAATGGCAGTTATAATAGATAAATATGGATTTGAATCACCAGAAGTAAAAGGATTTATGGCTGTATATCTAATAGGATCAGTTCTAGGAACTATAATTATTACAATTATAGCAAATATATTAGCATACATAATTCCATTACATCCATATGCATATGCAATGGCATGTGGAGTTGGAAGTGCTAGTATGAATGTAGCAGCAGTATCTGCATTACAAACAATATATCCAGAACTAGCCCAACAATTATATGCATTTAGTGGAATTTCAAATCTAATATCAGTAGTATTCAGTTTATATATGTATATATTCATATTACTCCCATTAACAGAAAAACTATACAAAATACTATATCCTATGATGAATAAATATGTATTTAAGAGATAG
- a CDS encoding CorA family divalent cation transporter: MYYIINRKLEEVTFQDILNTKKQFVAILTYDEWKQQKQNFDMGIDIEHQTNEILITEAEVNYDSITGTFSIPNRIDLTKNDETFSFALDEKGIVFIDDEKIVEKYIQNYKKYKKWRFPGLERFLYDFLNQIIKDDLKLMETYEQKLNKIKITIIDEHNEVDQIFNHVNEIRSDIRYLRNHYDQLIDLGEVLEENENGFFEEENLRFFRLFINKIERLHDKSTLLMDYTIQVMDIYKTHIDLKQNNIMTMLTIVTALFTPLMLIVGWYGMNFHNMPELSYTWGYPSVIIVSIIIIIFGLSWFKYKKWL; this comes from the coding sequence ATGTACTATATAATTAACAGAAAACTAGAAGAAGTAACTTTTCAGGACATACTAAACACAAAAAAGCAATTCGTTGCAATACTCACCTATGATGAATGGAAACAACAGAAACAAAACTTTGACATGGGAATAGACATTGAACATCAAACAAATGAAATTCTCATCACAGAAGCAGAAGTAAACTATGATTCAATAACAGGAACTTTCTCAATACCTAATAGAATTGATTTAACAAAAAACGATGAAACATTTTCATTTGCACTAGATGAAAAAGGAATAGTATTTATTGATGATGAAAAAATAGTGGAAAAATATATACAGAACTATAAAAAATATAAAAAATGGCGATTTCCAGGACTAGAACGTTTCTTATATGATTTTTTAAACCAAATTATTAAAGACGACCTTAAACTGATGGAAACATACGAACAAAAATTAAATAAAATCAAAATAACAATAATTGATGAACACAACGAAGTAGACCAAATATTTAATCATGTGAATGAAATTCGTTCAGACATACGTTATTTAAGGAACCATTATGATCAATTAATAGATTTAGGAGAAGTTCTTGAAGAAAATGAAAATGGATTCTTTGAAGAAGAAAATTTAAGATTTTTCAGATTATTCATAAACAAAATAGAAAGATTACATGATAAATCAACACTATTAATGGATTATACAATACAAGTAATGGATATTTATAAAACACATATTGATTTAAAACAAAACAATATAATGACTATGTTAACTATAGTCACAGCATTATTCACACCCTTAATGTTAATAGTAGGATGGTATGGAATGAACTTCCATAATATGCCTGAATTAAGTTACACATGGGGATATCCTTCTGTGATAATAGTTAGTATAATTATAATTATATTTGGATTATCTTGGTTCAAATATAAGAAATGGTTATAA
- the thiM gene encoding hydroxyethylthiazole kinase — MKETIIEKTIETMEQLRTNSPLTHCITNVVTVTDCANAVLAVGGSPIMANAPEEAEEITGISNSLLINVGTPTSEQVTTMIKSAKKVKETNKPYVLDPVGVGISKIRNETPITLIKEAKPAIIRGNLSEIKAIAMFFNILDECTKAKGVDVAESDKINEDTLESQGELIKNIAKKLDTTIAVSGPIDIISDGNEVYVIENGDAMMSNITGTGCMLGCILAAYAAITEPLIAAITGTVVMGIAGEIAAQTTINNKQGTGSFGTYLIDELSLMNDKTLFEKANIRKL; from the coding sequence ATGAAAGAAACAATAATTGAAAAAACAATAGAAACCATGGAACAATTAAGAACTAATAGTCCACTAACACATTGCATAACAAATGTGGTAACAGTTACAGATTGTGCAAATGCAGTACTTGCAGTAGGTGGATCACCAATCATGGCAAATGCTCCTGAAGAAGCTGAAGAAATAACAGGAATATCAAATTCCTTACTAATCAATGTAGGAACACCAACATCAGAACAAGTAACAACAATGATAAAATCTGCTAAAAAAGTAAAAGAAACAAATAAACCCTACGTACTTGACCCAGTAGGTGTAGGAATTAGTAAAATTAGAAATGAAACACCCATAACTTTAATTAAAGAAGCAAAACCCGCAATTATAAGAGGAAATTTATCTGAAATAAAAGCAATAGCAATGTTCTTCAATATACTAGATGAATGTACAAAAGCAAAAGGGGTAGATGTTGCAGAATCTGATAAAATAAATGAAGATACACTTGAATCACAAGGAGAACTAATAAAAAACATAGCTAAAAAATTAGATACAACAATAGCAGTATCAGGACCAATAGATATAATTTCTGATGGGAATGAAGTATATGTGATTGAAAATGGTGATGCAATGATGTCTAATATTACGGGAACTGGTTGTATGCTTGGATGTATATTAGCAGCATATGCAGCAATAACAGAACCATTAATTGCAGCAATAACAGGAACTGTTGTAATGGGCATAGCTGGAGAAATAGCTGCTCAAACAACTATAAATAATAAACAAGGAACAGGGTCATTTGGAACATACTTAATTGATGAATTATCCTTGATGAATGATAAAACATTATTTGAAAAAGCTAATATAAGAAAACTATAG
- a CDS encoding metallophosphoesterase, giving the protein MIQGPLLTFMLLFYNFFILSSLNNILELSINSYTIFIIVLIIAISRITSMTIERNKTHTITQYLMEFDGIWLWASFMYLFEIIILYVIEQFIIIPLSLKAIFILLIPVLGIIGYYIAHNIYIKEYEIYLNEKSQTQSKPMTIIQISDLHIGSIRREKTLKKVVKAINKIASQKENTQVITVIAGDIADGSCPITPDMFMTFKEATMPVIFTPGNHDYYQGIDNVKTALENAGITILDNENIIYDKENINLIGLKFSFNESEQDDTYQLPIKQDKNNIVIYHAPFYWDEFSKMGVDLELSGHTHGGQFYPAIWFTKRMFKYNRGLFNRQVIQENGTKTNSYLSVTDGVGSFATPIRLGTHSEVVVLDINRVPKKE; this is encoded by the coding sequence ATGATACAAGGACCCCTATTAACATTCATGTTATTATTTTATAATTTTTTCATACTAAGCTCACTAAATAATATTCTAGAATTATCAATTAACAGTTATACAATATTTATAATAGTACTAATAATAGCAATTTCAAGGATAACTTCAATGACAATAGAAAGAAATAAAACACACACCATAACACAATATTTAATGGAATTTGATGGAATATGGTTATGGGCATCATTCATGTATCTCTTTGAAATAATAATATTATATGTAATAGAACAATTCATAATAATACCATTATCACTAAAAGCAATATTCATACTATTAATACCAGTACTTGGAATAATTGGTTATTATATAGCACATAATATATACATTAAAGAATATGAAATATACTTAAATGAAAAATCACAGACACAAAGTAAACCCATGACTATAATACAAATATCTGACTTACATATAGGATCAATAAGACGTGAAAAAACCCTGAAAAAAGTAGTAAAAGCAATCAACAAAATAGCCTCACAAAAAGAAAATACCCAAGTAATAACAGTAATAGCTGGAGATATAGCGGATGGTTCATGTCCAATAACGCCAGATATGTTTATGACATTTAAAGAAGCAACAATGCCAGTAATATTTACACCAGGAAACCATGATTACTATCAAGGAATAGACAATGTAAAAACAGCACTAGAAAATGCTGGAATAACAATACTTGATAATGAAAATATAATATATGATAAAGAGAATATAAATCTAATTGGACTTAAGTTCTCATTTAATGAATCAGAACAAGATGATACATATCAACTACCAATAAAACAAGATAAAAACAATATAGTAATATATCATGCACCCTTTTATTGGGATGAATTCTCAAAAATGGGTGTTGACTTAGAATTATCTGGTCATACACATGGTGGACAATTTTATCCAGCAATATGGTTTACAAAACGTATGTTTAAATATAATAGAGGATTATTTAATCGTCAAGTTATACAAGAAAATGGAACAAAAACCAATTCATATCTTTCAGTAACAGATGGTGTAGGCTCATTTGCAACACCAATAAGACTAGGAACACACTCAGAAGTAGTAGTATTAGATATAAATAGAGTTCCAAAAAAAGAATAA
- a CDS encoding cation-translocating P-type ATPase, with protein sequence MMKKFEELMHFLEGLKMTAVGGVFLLFSLILLFTNHTLPVDPAWVTIIISGLPLLYLALSRLVYEHWVSSALLIVMAMFASLMIGEIFAAGEVVFIMALGALLEDYTVNKSKQGLKDLIDLKPQQGRIIVTENGQIVEKLIDASEINKGDILRVRPGEKIPVDGVIIDGNTSVDQSVMTGESLPLDKTINDEVFSGTLNLYGSIDIKATKIGEDSSLEKLIRMVQEADEKQAPTQRIADKWATWLVPVALAIAIVTYLVTWNIERAVTILVVFCPCALILATPTAIMAAIGQATKHGVLIKSGEALENMGKVDCITFDKTGTLTYGNLEVSDIIPLTDNVSSQELLKYVTISEIKSEHPIGKAVVNYGRKEGINYIEPDEFNMIPGKGVEVEYKGDKIRSGTTRFMEENNIIIDDICMTNLDELRDEGKASIVVALNNTVIGLVGLSDVLRENSGEVVSTLTNDLETDIALLTGDNHKAANYFASKVGITDIYSELLPENKVEIVEQLKSEEKTVCMVGDGVNDAPALKTADVSVAMGGMGSDIAIDAADIALLGDDIEKLPYLKKLSNSTLFTIHLSISISMCINAVAIVCSVLGLLNPITGALVHNVGSCAVVMLAASLYDRDFSDYIKAVEVKEISENQSISN encoded by the coding sequence ATGATGAAAAAATTTGAAGAATTAATGCATTTTCTTGAAGGACTCAAGATGACTGCAGTGGGAGGTGTATTCCTATTATTCAGTTTAATACTGTTATTCACTAATCATACATTACCTGTAGATCCTGCATGGGTAACAATTATTATTTCTGGACTTCCACTATTATACTTAGCACTCAGTAGACTTGTATATGAACACTGGGTATCATCAGCATTACTAATTGTAATGGCAATGTTTGCATCATTAATGATTGGTGAAATATTTGCAGCTGGTGAAGTAGTATTTATTATGGCTTTAGGAGCACTTCTAGAAGATTATACAGTAAATAAATCAAAACAAGGATTAAAAGATTTAATTGACCTTAAACCACAACAAGGAAGAATAATTGTAACAGAAAATGGTCAAATAGTAGAAAAATTAATTGATGCATCTGAAATTAATAAAGGTGATATTTTAAGAGTACGTCCTGGAGAAAAAATACCTGTTGATGGGGTAATTATAGATGGTAATACCTCTGTAGATCAATCAGTGATGACTGGTGAATCATTACCATTAGATAAAACTATTAATGATGAAGTATTTTCAGGAACATTGAATTTATATGGATCAATTGATATTAAGGCAACAAAAATTGGGGAGGATTCATCTCTTGAAAAATTAATCAGAATGGTTCAAGAAGCAGATGAAAAACAAGCTCCAACACAGAGAATTGCAGATAAATGGGCTACATGGTTAGTACCAGTAGCATTAGCAATAGCAATAGTAACATATCTTGTAACATGGAATATTGAAAGAGCAGTAACTATACTTGTAGTATTCTGTCCATGTGCATTAATACTTGCAACACCAACAGCAATTATGGCAGCAATTGGTCAAGCAACTAAACATGGTGTTCTTATTAAATCAGGTGAAGCATTAGAAAACATGGGAAAAGTAGATTGTATAACTTTTGATAAGACAGGAACCTTAACCTATGGTAATTTAGAAGTATCTGATATTATACCATTAACTGATAATGTAAGTTCACAAGAGTTATTAAAATATGTAACAATCTCTGAAATTAAATCAGAACATCCAATAGGAAAAGCTGTTGTAAATTATGGTAGAAAAGAAGGAATAAATTATATTGAACCTGATGAATTTAATATGATTCCTGGTAAAGGTGTTGAAGTAGAATATAAAGGAGATAAAATACGTTCTGGTACTACTAGATTCATGGAAGAAAATAATATTATTATAGATGATATTTGTATGACTAATTTAGATGAATTACGTGATGAAGGTAAAGCATCAATAGTCGTGGCATTAAACAATACTGTAATTGGACTTGTAGGATTATCTGATGTATTACGTGAAAATTCTGGTGAGGTAGTAAGTACTTTAACTAATGATCTTGAAACGGATATTGCATTACTTACTGGTGATAATCATAAAGCAGCAAATTATTTTGCAAGTAAAGTGGGAATAACGGATATCTATTCTGAACTTTTACCTGAAAATAAAGTGGAAATAGTAGAGCAACTTAAATCAGAGGAAAAAACTGTTTGTATGGTTGGTGATGGTGTGAATGATGCTCCAGCTTTAAAAACAGCTGATGTAAGTGTAGCAATGGGTGGTATGGGTAGTGATATAGCTATTGATGCAGCAGATATTGCATTACTTGGTGATGATATTGAGAAATTACCATATCTTAAAAAATTATCTAATTCCACATTATTTACAATTCATTTAAGTATATCTATTTCAATGTGTATTAATGCAGTAGCTATTGTATGTTCTGTATTGGGATTATTAAATCCAATTACTGGTGCTTTAGTGCATAATGTTGGATCTTGTGCAGTTGTAATGTTAGCAGCATCTTTATATGATAGGGATTTCAGTGATTATATAAAAGCTGTTGAAGTTAAGGAAATCTCTGAAAATCAAAGTATATCTAATTAA